The proteins below are encoded in one region of Planctopirus limnophila DSM 3776:
- the glnD gene encoding [protein-PII] uridylyltransferase, translating into MTTASCKTLPTERALRLPAARQRLDELRQQISIRIAQHSTGLQITSWFSEQVDDLLNQLWNGILTEYPTEFRAELSSAIALIAVGGTGRGDLAPYSDIDLLIVHRTAGGERWHEFAAQFVRDCWDAGLKLGHSTRSIPDAIRMARDDTQFATSLLEARLLVGHKPLFDDLMRKFQWNVVRGRLHTILSSSIAERDKEQAAHGATNQELEPDVKRSPGGLRDIHLIRWLSQLRTGSSDPEALRLAGLMTRDELLRLVTAYDYLLSIRLTLHLAAGRANDVLTRSEQVRIAQDRGIEASGGQLAVEKFMQEYFRHTSTVSELATRLVRKHLPSRWQDVLWRPVVTHRVDTIYRISPDQIDVPRRFRNQLASLEDLLRLYWSAAMYKVPFADDLEEFVSTRTRELPETLTVEAGRIFLDILSRSRCVSRILRSMYRTGVLELVLPCFRHVRCLLQFNQYHHFTVDEHTLRAIEAAESFAELQSPLGEAFREIRHRDVLFLALLLHDAGKGYEEDHSEVGRRLAIEAAQRFRMASYHRDTVVFLVHKHLMMAHLAFRRDTTDPDVLLRFTHDVGTVDRLRMLYVLTAADITGVGPGVWNEWKAELLDNLFSGAMQALSGNSDMPQMIDLQSRVLSAVVDELSRPTTGEEKERIAKVVKQLFTTLPRHYLQGNSVERISSDLRIVMERRPDEIHISGRYEPETNSVEYRIITRESVAEGCFHKITGALTSQRMEILSAQISTTTEGVIIDSFRVNDIDHSNEVPQFRLDEVCRTIRGVLTGETNVNQLVERRRRMIFSRPLIAGQFSDLPEQVLIDNESSERCTIVDIFAHDRPGLLYSISRQLFELELSIVLAKISTHLDQVVDVFYITDRRHQKINDPERLQKLELLLHECISRVNYG; encoded by the coding sequence ATGACTACAGCCTCCTGCAAAACTCTGCCTACTGAGCGTGCACTTCGCCTGCCGGCTGCCCGGCAACGGCTGGACGAACTCAGACAGCAGATCTCCATACGAATTGCCCAGCACTCTACGGGCCTGCAGATCACCAGTTGGTTTTCCGAGCAGGTGGATGATCTCCTCAACCAACTCTGGAACGGCATCCTCACAGAATACCCGACTGAGTTTCGTGCGGAATTATCCTCCGCAATTGCCCTGATCGCAGTGGGAGGAACCGGACGCGGCGATCTGGCCCCCTATTCGGATATCGATTTGCTGATTGTGCATCGCACTGCGGGAGGTGAGAGGTGGCATGAATTTGCCGCACAATTTGTGAGAGATTGCTGGGATGCCGGACTCAAACTGGGCCACAGCACCCGCTCGATCCCCGATGCCATTCGCATGGCCCGGGACGACACTCAGTTTGCCACCTCACTGCTGGAAGCCCGATTGCTTGTCGGCCACAAACCACTCTTCGATGACCTGATGCGGAAATTCCAATGGAATGTCGTTCGAGGTCGGCTGCACACCATACTCTCTTCATCGATTGCCGAAAGAGACAAAGAACAGGCCGCACATGGTGCCACCAACCAGGAACTCGAACCTGATGTGAAACGCTCTCCCGGTGGTCTGAGGGATATCCATCTCATTCGCTGGCTCAGCCAGTTGAGAACTGGTTCAAGTGACCCGGAAGCCTTGCGTCTAGCTGGTTTAATGACGCGAGATGAACTTTTAAGACTCGTAACAGCCTATGACTATCTGCTCTCGATTCGACTGACACTGCATTTAGCTGCCGGACGGGCCAACGATGTCCTCACCCGTAGCGAGCAGGTACGAATTGCCCAGGATCGCGGCATCGAGGCCAGTGGTGGGCAGCTCGCCGTCGAAAAATTCATGCAGGAGTATTTCCGACACACGAGTACTGTCTCTGAGCTGGCCACACGACTGGTGAGAAAGCATTTGCCCTCGCGCTGGCAGGATGTCCTCTGGAGACCTGTCGTCACTCACCGGGTCGACACGATTTATCGCATCAGCCCGGACCAGATCGATGTTCCCCGGCGTTTTCGCAACCAGTTGGCTTCGCTGGAAGACCTTCTCAGGCTCTACTGGTCGGCCGCAATGTACAAGGTCCCCTTTGCTGACGATCTCGAAGAGTTTGTCAGTACCAGAACCCGCGAACTCCCCGAAACATTGACGGTCGAAGCGGGCAGGATTTTCCTCGATATTTTAAGCCGTTCTCGCTGCGTGAGCCGAATCTTGCGGAGCATGTATCGAACAGGCGTGCTTGAACTGGTACTGCCCTGCTTCCGGCATGTCAGATGCCTGTTACAGTTCAATCAGTACCACCACTTTACTGTTGATGAACACACGTTGAGGGCCATCGAAGCTGCAGAGTCCTTCGCCGAGTTACAATCGCCGCTTGGAGAAGCCTTTCGTGAAATTCGACATCGTGATGTCCTGTTTCTTGCACTGCTGCTGCACGATGCCGGCAAAGGATACGAAGAAGATCACTCGGAAGTTGGCAGACGACTGGCCATCGAAGCGGCTCAGCGGTTTCGCATGGCCTCGTATCATCGGGATACGGTGGTCTTTCTCGTCCACAAACATTTGATGATGGCGCATCTGGCCTTTCGGCGGGACACCACTGACCCCGATGTTCTGCTCCGTTTCACTCATGATGTGGGTACCGTCGATCGTCTGAGAATGCTCTATGTCTTGACGGCGGCAGATATCACGGGAGTTGGCCCCGGAGTCTGGAACGAGTGGAAGGCCGAACTGCTGGATAACCTTTTCAGTGGTGCGATGCAGGCACTTTCCGGCAACAGCGATATGCCGCAAATGATTGATCTCCAGTCGAGAGTTCTCTCAGCGGTGGTGGATGAACTTTCCCGTCCGACAACAGGGGAAGAAAAAGAGCGAATTGCCAAAGTGGTCAAGCAACTCTTTACCACTCTTCCGCGCCATTATCTGCAGGGAAATTCGGTCGAGAGAATTTCATCGGATCTGAGAATCGTCATGGAGCGCAGACCTGACGAAATTCATATCTCAGGCCGTTATGAACCCGAAACCAACTCCGTCGAGTATCGAATTATCACTCGGGAAAGTGTTGCCGAAGGATGTTTCCATAAGATTACCGGGGCCTTGACTTCCCAGCGCATGGAAATTCTTTCTGCCCAGATCTCGACTACAACGGAAGGCGTGATCATCGACAGCTTCCGGGTGAATGATATTGATCACTCAAATGAAGTTCCCCAGTTCCGCCTTGATGAAGTCTGCCGCACAATCCGGGGTGTGCTGACGGGTGAAACCAATGTCAATCAGCTTGTTGAACGCCGGCGGCGCATGATCTTTTCCAGGCCACTGATCGCGGGCCAGTTTTCCGATCTTCCTGAGCAGGTGTTGATCGATAATGAATCGTCTGAGCGATGTACGATTGTAGATATCTTCGCTCATGATCGCCCCGGGCTGCTCTACTCGATCAGTCGCCAGCTGTTTGAGCTTGAACTCTCGATTGTGCTGGCCAAAATTTCCACGCATCTGGATCAGGTGGTCGATGTGTTTTACATCACCGACAGGCGTCATCAGAAAATCAATGATCCCGAACGATTGCAGAAGCTGGAATTGCTGCTTCACGAGTGCATTTCACGAGTCAATTATGGTTAA
- a CDS encoding bifunctional 3,4-dihydroxy-2-butanone-4-phosphate synthase/GTP cyclohydrolase II, giving the protein MDTGQPIEGLSTIDEAIAALKIGRIIIVIDDEERENEGDFVCAAESITPEMVTFMLRYGAGVLCVPLTKEAADRQGLVPIVDSSQNDAPNHTLFLTPVDHRHAGSGVSSENRAMTIRAMADPKSSRHDFVRPGHINPLLAKEGGVLRRSGHTEATVDLMKIAGLEPVGVLIEILSESGQGMAALPELRQLATRHSMPIISIEQLIRYRRLREQLVSREAEVPLNTREYGQFKVIAYRVEHDDQQPLALVWGDLASATNPLVRVHSSCFTGDVLDSLRCDCGDQLHLAMRMINSAGAGAVIYLPQEGRGIGLTAKLKAYMLQDEGYDTVEANHKLGFKSDSRDYMIGLQILKDLGLSSIRLLTNNPKKMQAFPAFDLDVVEQVPIIAPDDENRRHYMATKRDKMGHLLPAEIVVPSSPNENSPH; this is encoded by the coding sequence ATGGATACAGGTCAGCCAATCGAAGGACTGAGCACCATTGATGAAGCCATTGCGGCTCTCAAAATCGGTCGCATCATTATTGTGATCGATGACGAAGAGCGGGAAAACGAGGGCGATTTCGTTTGTGCTGCCGAATCGATCACACCAGAAATGGTCACCTTCATGCTCAGGTACGGAGCCGGTGTTCTGTGTGTTCCCTTAACGAAAGAAGCTGCCGATCGACAAGGTCTGGTTCCGATTGTGGACAGCTCACAGAACGATGCTCCGAACCACACTTTGTTTCTGACGCCCGTCGACCATCGTCACGCAGGGTCTGGTGTTTCCAGTGAGAACCGGGCCATGACGATCAGGGCGATGGCTGACCCGAAATCCTCCCGGCACGACTTTGTCAGGCCTGGTCATATTAATCCTCTGCTGGCCAAGGAGGGTGGCGTTCTAAGGCGTTCAGGACACACCGAAGCGACTGTCGATCTGATGAAGATTGCCGGGCTTGAGCCTGTGGGTGTGCTGATCGAAATCCTCAGCGAATCTGGTCAGGGCATGGCCGCACTGCCAGAATTAAGGCAACTCGCTACCAGACACTCCATGCCAATCATTTCGATTGAGCAGCTCATCCGCTATCGCCGGTTGCGGGAGCAACTGGTTTCCAGAGAAGCGGAAGTCCCTCTGAACACCCGGGAGTACGGTCAATTCAAAGTGATTGCTTATCGTGTCGAACACGATGATCAGCAGCCACTCGCTCTCGTATGGGGAGACCTGGCATCGGCCACAAACCCGCTGGTGCGCGTCCACTCCTCCTGCTTTACAGGTGACGTTCTGGACTCTCTTCGCTGCGATTGCGGCGACCAGCTTCATCTGGCCATGAGAATGATCAACAGCGCCGGTGCCGGCGCTGTGATTTATCTGCCGCAGGAAGGGCGTGGAATTGGTCTGACGGCGAAACTGAAAGCCTATATGCTTCAAGATGAAGGCTATGACACTGTTGAAGCCAATCACAAACTCGGCTTCAAATCCGACAGTCGGGATTACATGATCGGCCTGCAGATTCTTAAAGATCTGGGGTTATCGAGCATCCGATTACTGACAAACAATCCCAAGAAAATGCAGGCCTTTCCCGCCTTCGATCTCGATGTGGTTGAGCAGGTTCCCATCATCGCCCCGGACGATGAAAATCGTCGCCATTACATGGCAACCAAACGAGACAAAATGGGGCATCTGTTACCTGCCGAAATTGTGGTGCCGTCCTCGCCCAATGAGAACTCACCCCATTGA
- a CDS encoding carbon storage regulator produces the protein MLVLTRKKSESIHLGNDIVIKVVQTGKGAVKIGIEAPAHLRIVRGELAENGSAMLDAAFAAFKANFDAAQREDNHSQELAEVVEC, from the coding sequence ATGCTGGTGTTGACACGCAAGAAATCGGAATCAATTCACCTCGGAAATGATATCGTCATTAAGGTCGTCCAGACGGGGAAAGGAGCTGTCAAAATTGGTATTGAAGCTCCGGCTCATCTCCGAATCGTGAGAGGTGAATTGGCAGAGAATGGATCAGCCATGCTGGATGCCGCCTTTGCCGCATTTAAAGCCAATTTTGATGCGGCACAACGGGAGGACAACCATTCTCAAGAGCTGGCAGAAGTCGTTGAGTGCTGA
- the rpmB gene encoding 50S ribosomal protein L28, with protein sequence MGAQCDLCNKSVTFGNTLQQRGKAKYLGGNGRKTTGISRRVFRPNLQSVNVQVGERSQKMMVCVKCIRSGVVAKKVVRKPFTLPTV encoded by the coding sequence ATGGGGGCTCAATGTGATCTCTGTAACAAATCAGTGACTTTCGGCAACACGCTTCAGCAGCGTGGTAAGGCGAAGTACCTGGGTGGTAACGGTCGCAAGACCACGGGTATCTCCCGTCGTGTCTTCCGTCCCAATCTGCAATCTGTCAACGTTCAGGTTGGCGAACGCAGCCAGAAAATGATGGTCTGCGTGAAGTGCATCCGCTCAGGCGTTGTGGCCAAGAAAGTTGTCCGCAAACCATTCACACTCCCTACAGTTTAG
- the gatC gene encoding Asp-tRNA(Asn)/Glu-tRNA(Gln) amidotransferase subunit GatC, whose protein sequence is MTEPQQATETSPALSLSDVARIARLARLKLTENELAIYSIQLGKILEFMTVLREVDTTGIEPMVSAVPCENVFREDLIVESLPRKLALANAPKTDGKSFLVPNILG, encoded by the coding sequence ATGACTGAACCACAACAGGCAACGGAAACCAGCCCTGCTCTTTCACTTTCCGATGTGGCACGAATTGCTCGCCTGGCACGACTGAAGCTCACTGAGAATGAACTTGCGATCTACTCGATTCAACTCGGCAAGATTCTCGAATTCATGACGGTCCTTCGCGAGGTGGATACGACAGGCATCGAACCCATGGTTTCCGCCGTTCCCTGCGAGAATGTGTTTCGAGAAGATCTCATTGTGGAATCTCTTCCCCGAAAGCTGGCTCTCGCGAATGCCCCGAAAACGGATGGCAAGTCATTTTTGGTTCCCAATATTCTTGGCTAA
- the gatA gene encoding Asp-tRNA(Asn)/Glu-tRNA(Gln) amidotransferase subunit GatA, translating into MTLEAGSSLKTGSGTGTSSIGSLFRALNSGTTTSRQIVESCLNAIDQRDGSIGAFLHVDRERALQAAEASDLRRSTGEVRGPLDGLPISIKDAICEAGQPATCASRILEGYVSPYSATVIDRLHAAGAIPLGRVNLDEFAMGSSSENSAYQLTHNPWDLTRTPGGSSSGSAASVAARMVPGSLGSDTGGSIRQPASLCGVVGLKPTYGRVSRYGLVAFASSLEQIGPFSLDVFGAAALLQTIAGHDPHDSTCVNTPAEDYLQTLDTPLADLRIGVPKEYFGEGLDPEVQNIVEEALAVYTQHGAKLVPVELPHSKYSVATYYIIAPSEASSNLARFDGIHYGYRSPNFTDLESLYAASRGEGFGPEVKRRIMLGTYALSAGYADKYYVKALQIRRLIRQDFDAAFQQCDVIAGPVTPTPAFKLGELADDPLAMYLSDIYTIAANLAGIPAISIPAGWTASGLPVGLQLQGPVFTESRLLRAARMLEIDRPWIDRLPPAAGG; encoded by the coding sequence GTGACTCTTGAAGCCGGCAGTTCCCTGAAGACAGGAAGTGGCACTGGGACTTCTTCAATTGGATCTCTTTTCAGGGCATTGAATTCAGGAACAACCACGAGCCGCCAGATCGTCGAGTCCTGCCTCAACGCGATCGATCAAAGAGATGGCTCGATTGGAGCCTTCCTGCACGTCGACCGTGAACGGGCACTTCAGGCAGCCGAAGCCAGTGATCTTCGGAGATCCACCGGGGAAGTTCGAGGCCCGCTGGATGGTCTCCCCATTTCCATCAAGGATGCCATCTGCGAAGCAGGTCAACCAGCCACGTGTGCCAGCCGGATCCTCGAAGGTTATGTTTCGCCTTACTCGGCAACGGTCATCGATCGCCTGCATGCCGCAGGAGCCATTCCTCTGGGACGCGTCAATCTCGATGAATTTGCCATGGGATCGTCGAGTGAAAACTCGGCCTATCAATTGACCCATAATCCCTGGGATCTCACGCGCACGCCCGGTGGCTCCAGCAGTGGTTCTGCCGCCAGCGTGGCAGCACGCATGGTCCCCGGCTCACTGGGGAGTGATACAGGTGGATCGATTCGTCAACCCGCCTCCCTTTGTGGAGTTGTGGGCCTCAAACCGACCTATGGCCGAGTTTCACGTTACGGGCTGGTGGCATTTGCCAGTTCTCTGGAGCAGATTGGCCCCTTCTCACTCGATGTTTTCGGTGCCGCAGCTTTACTGCAGACCATCGCCGGTCACGACCCGCATGACTCCACCTGTGTGAACACTCCCGCCGAAGATTATCTGCAAACACTCGATACTCCACTCGCGGATCTCCGGATTGGAGTTCCCAAAGAATATTTTGGTGAAGGGCTCGACCCCGAGGTTCAGAACATCGTCGAAGAGGCTTTGGCAGTTTATACACAGCACGGTGCGAAGCTCGTTCCAGTCGAGCTTCCCCACAGCAAGTATTCGGTAGCAACTTATTACATTATCGCCCCATCGGAAGCATCGAGTAACCTCGCCCGATTTGATGGCATTCACTATGGCTATCGCAGTCCGAACTTTACAGATCTGGAATCTCTGTATGCGGCCAGTCGGGGGGAAGGCTTTGGTCCTGAAGTCAAACGTCGCATCATGCTGGGAACTTATGCTTTATCGGCCGGATATGCTGACAAATACTACGTCAAAGCCCTGCAGATCCGGCGATTGATCCGCCAGGATTTTGATGCAGCATTCCAGCAGTGCGATGTGATTGCCGGCCCAGTGACACCCACACCCGCCTTCAAGCTGGGTGAACTGGCAGACGACCCCTTGGCAATGTATCTGTCAGATATCTATACCATCGCTGCGAATCTGGCCGGGATTCCGGCAATTTCGATACCTGCCGGTTGGACTGCCAGTGGCCTGCCAGTGGGATTGCAGTTGCAAGGGCCGGTCTTTACCGAAAGCCGCCTCTTGCGTGCCGCTCGAATGCTTGAAATCGACCGCCCCTGGATTGATCGATTACCACCAGCTGCAGGCGGGTAA
- the gatB gene encoding Asp-tRNA(Asn)/Glu-tRNA(Gln) amidotransferase subunit GatB, which produces MKYDVIIGLEVHAQLQTKTKIFCGCATDFTPDAPNIRTCPVCLGLPGALPVLNRRAFEMAVKAALGLRCQIAHFTKWDRKQYFYPDLPKGYQISQYDLPFSHSGLMEIPADPEVAGAEGLTRKVRIIRAHLEDDAGKNIHDESGRGSESQVDLNRAGTPLVEIVTEPDLRSPKEARMLLEEIRLLLLYFGVSDCNMQEGNLRCDANINLHLHHDSGITTKTPIVEIKNLNSFRFLEQACEYEVSRQLKTYGHLEEIADRTKRTFGYDPQRGVTIEQRSKEEAADYRYFPDPDLVPVIVTADQIQLWQADLPERPQDRRQRYQTELGLSPYDAGVIIEQGRAFADFFEQIVAHGAEPKQASNWITQEIQRILNERKCSIGEFPVSAELVGTILKKVSDKQLTLKAAREALDALVSYSEENTVSQETLEKVIQERGLAIVQNDELLLNIIQQVIQKNPKPVADYLGGKQAAAGSLLGQVMREARGADPQLVKSLVTQALDALKSGNS; this is translated from the coding sequence ATGAAATACGATGTCATTATCGGTCTTGAAGTTCACGCTCAGCTTCAGACGAAGACCAAAATCTTCTGCGGTTGTGCGACCGACTTTACACCAGATGCGCCCAATATCCGCACCTGCCCTGTCTGTTTGGGGCTTCCGGGCGCCTTGCCGGTGTTGAACAGACGGGCGTTCGAAATGGCCGTCAAGGCGGCCTTGGGTCTCCGCTGCCAGATCGCCCATTTCACCAAATGGGATCGCAAACAGTATTTCTATCCGGATCTACCCAAAGGCTATCAGATCAGCCAGTACGATTTGCCATTCAGTCATTCGGGTCTGATGGAGATTCCCGCAGATCCAGAAGTGGCTGGCGCGGAAGGCTTGACTCGAAAAGTGCGCATCATCCGGGCTCACCTCGAAGATGATGCAGGCAAGAACATTCACGATGAATCGGGCCGGGGATCAGAGAGTCAGGTGGACTTGAACCGCGCAGGAACACCCTTGGTCGAGATTGTCACTGAACCCGATCTTCGATCGCCCAAAGAAGCTCGCATGCTGCTGGAAGAAATCCGGCTGCTGCTGCTCTACTTCGGTGTTTCCGACTGCAATATGCAGGAAGGAAATCTGCGCTGCGATGCGAATATCAACCTGCATCTTCACCATGATTCGGGCATAACCACCAAAACCCCGATTGTCGAAATCAAGAATCTCAACAGCTTTCGCTTTCTGGAGCAGGCTTGTGAGTACGAAGTTTCCCGACAATTGAAAACTTATGGCCACCTTGAGGAAATCGCGGATCGCACCAAACGAACATTTGGCTATGACCCACAACGCGGCGTCACGATTGAACAGCGCAGTAAAGAAGAAGCTGCTGACTACCGGTACTTTCCTGATCCTGATCTGGTGCCGGTGATTGTGACTGCTGATCAGATCCAATTGTGGCAAGCCGATCTCCCGGAACGTCCACAGGATCGCCGTCAACGCTATCAGACGGAATTGGGATTGAGCCCGTATGATGCTGGCGTGATCATTGAACAAGGGCGTGCTTTCGCCGATTTCTTTGAACAGATTGTCGCGCATGGGGCTGAACCCAAACAAGCCTCCAACTGGATCACTCAGGAGATCCAGCGCATTCTCAATGAACGCAAATGCTCGATCGGGGAATTCCCGGTATCCGCTGAACTGGTGGGGACAATCCTGAAGAAAGTGAGCGACAAGCAGCTCACACTCAAGGCGGCTCGGGAAGCTCTTGACGCTCTAGTTTCATACAGCGAAGAAAACACGGTCAGCCAGGAAACACTCGAGAAAGTCATCCAGGAGCGCGGGCTGGCCATTGTTCAGAATGATGAGTTGCTCCTGAACATTATTCAGCAGGTCATTCAAAAGAACCCCAAACCTGTGGCCGATTATCTCGGCGGTAAACAGGCTGCCGCAGGCTCACTCCTGGGCCAGGTAATGCGTGAAGCCCGGGGTGCTGATCCTCAATTGGTGAAGAGTCTGGTCACACAGGCTCTCGACGCCCTGAAAAGCGGGAATTCCTGA
- a CDS encoding 3-keto-disaccharide hydrolase: protein MITPSLGDEPKPASNISQGAGIQEPSQLPQPQQTPVPPPSGAAAITPDSPQRQLLSVSDIKKNWVIFSVEKTGRDDVWKVQKAATEEDSELICLGKPFGYLQSPEKFADFDMGFEWKYPDDPNGNSGLLVYTDKEERIWPDSIQIQLHAPAAGSIFPAGAATSSTTINVKGLSRPAGEWNSLQVSSRSGRLAVVVNGTRVGEVLATDQTSGRLALQSEGAVVHFRRFWLNPAPKENSVTLEKSVTVETDKPPTKVDPDPVGSSEPKPPAANPQS, encoded by the coding sequence GTGATCACCCCTTCCCTGGGGGATGAACCCAAACCAGCATCGAATATCAGTCAAGGTGCAGGGATTCAGGAACCCAGTCAGTTACCTCAACCCCAGCAAACGCCCGTTCCTCCACCAAGTGGAGCGGCTGCGATCACGCCTGACTCACCACAAAGGCAATTACTGTCTGTCTCGGACATCAAGAAAAACTGGGTGATTTTTTCCGTTGAAAAAACCGGTCGAGACGATGTCTGGAAAGTTCAGAAAGCCGCCACCGAGGAAGATTCCGAACTCATTTGTCTCGGTAAACCTTTTGGGTATCTTCAATCCCCTGAGAAATTCGCTGACTTTGACATGGGGTTTGAGTGGAAGTATCCCGACGACCCGAATGGGAACAGTGGCCTGCTGGTCTACACCGACAAGGAAGAGAGAATCTGGCCGGACTCCATTCAGATCCAGTTGCATGCCCCCGCAGCCGGAAGCATTTTCCCGGCTGGAGCCGCAACTTCGAGTACCACCATCAACGTCAAAGGTCTCTCCCGCCCTGCAGGTGAGTGGAATTCGTTACAAGTGAGCAGCCGGAGTGGCCGACTCGCTGTCGTTGTGAATGGAACTCGAGTTGGGGAAGTTCTGGCAACAGATCAAACCAGTGGCCGACTCGCTCTCCAGAGCGAAGGGGCCGTCGTGCATTTTCGCCGCTTCTGGCTGAATCCTGCCCCCAAAGAGAATTCTGTTACTCTGGAGAAGTCTGTGACTGTGGAGACTGACAAACCACCGACGAAAGTTGATCCTGATCCTGTCGGTTCGTCTGAACCCAAGCCGCCAGCGGCGAACCCGCAGTCCTGA